In Pseudomonas putida, a genomic segment contains:
- a CDS encoding EscU/YscU/HrcU family type III secretion system export apparatus switch protein, giving the protein MKQKQPRQAIALNYDGQQAPTLTAKGDDALAEAILALAREHEVPIYENAELVRLLARLELGEQIPEALYLTIAEIIAFAWQLRGKVPPGFDDTPAQPRDISPATLALPPGDSTI; this is encoded by the coding sequence ATGAAGCAGAAGCAACCGCGCCAGGCGATCGCCCTGAACTACGACGGCCAACAGGCCCCGACCCTCACCGCCAAGGGTGACGATGCCCTGGCCGAGGCCATCCTCGCCCTGGCCCGCGAGCACGAGGTGCCGATCTACGAAAACGCAGAGCTAGTACGCCTGCTGGCTCGCCTTGAGCTGGGCGAGCAGATTCCCGAGGCGCTGTACCTGACCATCGCCGAGATCATCGCCTTCGCCTGGCAACTGCGGGGCAAGGTGCCACCAGGGTTCGACGATACCCCTGCGCAGCCACGCGACATCTCTCCCGCGACCTTGGCATTACCACCGGGCGATAGCACTATCTAA